The segment CGTAGTCGCCGGAGAGGGCGACGATCGGGGTCTCCGGGTCCGCGGTGGCGGCACCGATGGCGGCCGGGATGGTCCAGCCGAGCGGGCCGGCCTGGCCGCAGTTGATCCAGTTGCGCGGCTTGTAGACGTGCAGGAACTGGGCCGCGGCGATCTGGGAGAGACCGATCGTGGTGACGTAGCGGGTCTCCGGGCCGAAGGCCTTGTTCATCTCCTCGTAGACGCGCTGCGGCTTCAGGGGGATGTTGTCGAAGTGCGTACGGCGCTGGAGGGTCGCCTTGCGCTCCTGCGCGGAGGCGGCCCAGGCGGAGAAGTCCGGGAGCCTGCCCGCGGCCTTGAGCTCCTTGGCGATCTCGACGAAGAGTTCGAGCGCGGCCTTGGCGTCGGAGGCGATGCCGAAGTCCGGGGCGAAGATCTTGCCGATCTGGGTGGGCTCGATGTCGACGTGGACGAACTTCCGGCCCTTGGTGTACGCGTCCATGTTGTAGCCGGTGTGGCGGTTGGCCCAGCGGTTGCCGATGCCGAGGACGAAGTCCGACTCCAGGAAGGTCGCGTTGCCGTAGCGGTGCGCGGTCTGGACACCGACCATGCCGGCGGCCAGCTCGTGGTCGTCCGGGATGGTGCCCCAGCCCATCAGGGTGGAGATGACCGGGATGTTGGTCAGCTCGGCGAACTCGACGAGCAGGTCGGAGGCGTCGGCGTTGATGATGCCGCCACCGGCGACGATCAGCGGACGCTCGGACTCCAGGAGGAAGTTCAGCGCCTTCTCGGCCTGGGCGCGGGTCGCGGCCGGCTTGTAGACCGGCAGCGGCTCGTACGTCTCCGGGTCGAACTCGATCTCGGTCAGCTGGACGTCGATCGGCAGGTCGATGAGGACCGGGCCCGGACGGCCGGAGCGCATCAGGTGGAAGGCCTGCTGGAAGACGCCGGGGACCTGCGCGGCCTCCAGGACGGTCGTCGCGGCCTTGGTCACCGGCTTGGCGATCGAGGCGATGTCGACGGCCTGGAAGTCCTCCTTGTGGAGCTTCGAGACCGGGGCCTGGCCGGTGATGCACAGGATCGGGATCGAGTCGGCGATCGCCGAGTACAGGCCGGTGATCATGTCGGTACCGGCGGGGCCGGAGGTACCGATGCAGACACCGATGTTGCCGGCCTTGGCACGGGTGTAGCCCTCGGCCATGTGGGACGCGCCCTCGACGTGGCGGGCCAGCGTGTGGCCGATGCCGCCGACGTTCTTGAGCTCGCGGTAGAAGGGGTTGATCGCCGCGCCGGGCACGCCGAACGCGGTGGTGACGCCTTCGCGCTTGAGGATCTCAACGGCCGCTGCGGCGGCGGTCATACGAGGCATGGGAGTGCTCCTGCTTCGGCCGGGCGGATCCAAGCCCACCGGTCGGCTCGGGGCCCCGGGGCGCTTGTTTCCGTAATGCGGAAATACTGTTCTGCTATACGGAAGCAATGTAGGTCGGGCTCCGGAGAACCGTCAAGAGAAGTCCGAGCGGCGGGATCACGGAAGTGGCCGAACACCTCCCCCCGAGGCGTCCGATGGGTGGACGATGGGACGGAACGACAGGGGGTTGGTTGTGGGCGAGTCGGTACCGGTGCGCTGCCCGGAATGCCTGCGCACGCAGGCATACGCGGCACCCGTCTTCCCCTGCGCGTGCGGAAGCCCGGTCGCGCCACCGGTCACGGCGGGCGCGACGGCGGAACCCATCACGCACCGGAACTGGACGGACGAATGGGTCACCGTCCGCTGCGGCGCCTGCGGCCGCGAGGACGACTGGCCCCACCCGGAACTGGGCTGCACCTGCGGAACGGTCCTGCGGGTGCCGGTCCGACCGGTGGACGCGGGGGCCTCGGCGGCCGACGGGGCCAGGGGGTCGACCGACAGGCCGGAACCCTTCGGTACGGCTCCGGCAACCGGCCGGCCCAGCCGGGACACGGCACCCGGTGGCCCCGGCGGTCCCGGCGACCCGGCGTTCCGCGCCCCCGGGACGAGCGGGCCGGCCGACGGCTCCGGCGGAGGCGCCGGGCCGTGGCCGGAAGCGGGTGCCGCCTGGACGGCTACGGGCAGGGGTACGGATTCGGGCGCGAGCGGGCCCGGCACGGGCGGTGAGGGATCCGGTACGAGCAGGGGCGTCGTGGGTGAGGCCGGTGCCGCGGGCTCCCACGACACCGGCGCCACCGGCGGTTCCGCCACTGGTCAGACGTGGCCCTCCCCCTCCGGCCCGGCCGCCGCAGGTGGACCCCAGCCGCCCAGGGCGGACACCTCCACCGGTACGGCACATCCCCGGGCGGTCGAACCCGGCTCGGCGTGGTTCGGTGCGGGCCCCACCGCAGGGCGTGGCGCGGCCGCGTCCGGGCACGGCCCCGCCGGTCCCCCCTCGGGCGACCCCCGCACCGACCGGCGCGACGCCGGCACACCCCGCACCGGCCCGGCCGCCCCGGGCGGCGGCACCGGACTCGGCGCTGCGGAGACGGGCCCCGACGCCGCGGGTACGAGTCCCGGCAGCGCGGGCGCGAGTCCCGGCGCCCAGGGTCCCGGCACCCCCGGGCACGGGCCCGGCGCTCCGGCCCCCGGGTCCAGGCCCGCCCACCGTCGCCCGGCGACCCCGCCCCGCCCGGGCTCGCCCCGTACGTTCGCCGAGCGGTACCCCTCCCACATACCGCTGCCGCCCACCGCTCCTCGCCCGGCTCCGGTGCGCGGGGCCTTCCGGCCGCTGACGATCCGGACCGCGCGGGACGCGGTCGCCGCGGCGGCCGGGTATCTGCGCTGGCTGGGGTTCCGGGACGTCGTCCAGCCCGAGGAGCGCCCCGCGTCCGGGGTGGACCTGCGGGCGCCGGGGCTCGTCGCACAGGTCGACCCGAGCACCCGGCCCACCGGCCTGCGGGCCGTCGAGTGCCTGTGGCTGAACGGGCTGAGCGGCTCCTCCGTGAGCGTGTTCTTCTCACTCGCCGGCTACACCCCGGAGGCCCGTTCGCGCGCCGCCGAGGTCGGACTCCCGCTCTTCGTGCTCGACCTGACCGGGACCCCGCAGCCGGTGAACAACGCCGCCGACGATCTGGCCTCGGGCGCCGCCTGAGGCGCCACGGGGCACGTCGGAGGCACCACGGGGGCGCCGCCTGAGGCGCCACGGGGGCACGTCGGGAGCCCGGTCGGCCCCGGAGGCGTACCGCCCACAACACCTCGGCATCCGAAACCGGCCATTCACGCGTGACGATCACGCTCTCCCGGGCACAACACCCTCGGGGGGTGGGCGTCATGCCGACGGGGATGTGGTGGTTCATCGGAGCGGCCTGCGGGCAACTGCTGCTCGCCGCCGTGTTGTTGCGAACCCGCAGCCGGGAAAGCGAAGGGCCGCGCCCGGACGACGTACCGCCGCCGCAGGCGCTGGCGCTGCTGCGGGGCGGGCGACGGGCGGCCGTCACCGTGGCGCTGGTGGCGCTGCACCAGCGCGGGGCGGTGGCGGCGGGCCGCAAACATACGATTCGGGCCAATGGCGGCCCCGGCCGCACCCGGGACCCCGTACAGCTGGGGGTGCACGGGGCGCTCCACCGGGCGTTCGCGTTGCGGGATCTCGCCGTGCGCCCCGAGGCGCGGAAGGCGGTGGACGCGCTGCGCCGCGAGCTGCGCGGGGCGGGGCTGCTGCGGCCGCCGAGGCGGCTGTGGGCGGCCAGGACGCTGCTCGGCTGCGTCCCGCTCACGGTGGCGGTGGGGGCGTACGCGACGGGGGCGTCCGGCACGGGTCTGGCCGGGGCGCTCGCGTTGGGCACCCTGCCCGTCCTCCTGGCCGTGGTGCTGCTGCGGCTGCCGCCCGCCACCCGAGCGGCTCGGCGTCTCCTCTCCGGACTGCGGGAGCGGTACCCGCTGCCGGCACATCGGCGTGAGGTGACGGACGGGTGGCTCGTCCAGCTGTACGTGGCGCTGTACGGCGATCCGGCGCTCGCCCTGTTCCTGCCCCACTTCTCGCGGGACGGCGGGCTGCTGGACCGGCCGGGAGAGGCGGACCGGAACCGGCCGCCGCAGGAGCGTGGTCCCGTTACGGGCGACGGCGCGGGGTGAGGCCGCGCCATACTGTCGTATGCGCATCAGAGCGGCCGCTCCGGCCGAACTCCCGCTGCTCCAGGACATCGAACGGGCGGCGGGCGAGCCGTTCCGCACTCTCGGCATGGCGGCGATCGCCGACGACGACCCGCTGCCCCTGGACGTCCTGGAGACCTACCGCTGTGCGGGCCGGGCGTGGGTGGCGGTGGACGCCGACGATCGCCCGGTCGCGTATCTGCTGACCGACACGGTCGACGGTGCCGCCCACATCGAGCAGGTGTCGGTGCATCCGGACGCCGCGCGCCGGGGCGTCGGCCGGGCGCTGATCGAGCATCTGGCGGCGGCCGCCAGGGAGCAGGGCCTGGCGGCGCTGACCCTGACGACGTTCGCCGAGGTGCCGTGGAACGCCCCGTACTACACGCGGCTCGGCTTCCGCCCGCTCACCGACTCCGACCCGGCGCTCACGGAGGGCCTGCGCGCCATCAGCCACGCGGAGGCGGCCCACGGCCTCTCGGTCTGGCCCCGGGTGTGCATGCGCCGGGAGGTGGACGCCCCTTAGGGGGACGCACCCTCCGCCGGGCCCGGGCTACCGGTCCCCGTACCGCTGCCGCAGTTCCACCTTCCGCACCTTCCCGCTCACCGTCATCGGGAACTCGGTGAGGATCTCCACCCGGCGCGGGATCTTGTAGTGGGCGAGCCGGTCGCGGCAGAAGGCGGTGATGTCCTCCAGGGTGGGCGGGTCGGCCGGGTCTCGGGGGATGACGCAGGCCAGGATCTCCTCGCCGTAGCGCTCGTCGGGCACGCCCACGACCTGGACGTCGGCGATCTTCGCGTATCCGTAGAGGAACTCCTCGATCTCGCGCGGGTACACGTTCTCGCCGCCCCGGATGATCATGTCCTTGATGCGGCCGACGATCTGGACGTAGCCGTCGTCCCGCATCACCGCCAGGTCGCCCGTGTGCATCCAGCGGCCGGTGTCGATCGCCTCGGCGGTCTTCTCCGGCTCGTCCCAGTAGCCGAGCATCACGCTGTAGCCGCGGGTGCACAGCTCCCCCGCCGTGCCGCGCCCGACGGTGAGGCCGGTCGCCGGGTCGACGACCTTCACCTCGACGTGCGGCATGACCCGGCCGACCGTGCCCGTGCGGCGCTCCAGGTCGTCGTCGCGGCGGGTCTGGGTGGAGACCGGTGAGGTCTCGGTCATGCCGTAACAGATCGACACCTCGGCCATGTTCATCTCGGCGACGACCCGCTTCATCACCTCCACCGGGCACGGCGACCCGGCCATGATGCCGGTGCGCAGGCTCGACAGGTCGTACGTGGCGAAGTCCGGGAGGTTCAGCTCGGCGATGAACATCGTCGGCACCCCGTACAGCGAGGTGCAGCGCTCCTCCTGCACCGCCCGGAGCGTGGCGGCCGGGTCGAAGGAGGCGGCGGGGATCACCATGCAGGCGCCGTGCGAGGTGGCGGCCAGATTCCCCATGACCATGCCGAAACAGTGGTAGAAGGGCACCGGGATGCAGATCCGGTCCTGCTCGGAGTAGGCGATCATCTCGCCGACGGAATAACCGTTGTTGAGGATGTTGTGATGGGAGAGCGTGGCCCCCTTGGGGAAGCCCGTCGTCCCCGAGGTGTACTGGATGTTGACGGGCTCGTCGCAGGAGAGCGGTTCGGGGCGCAGCTCGCCGGCCGTACGGGCGAGGAACGCGTCCCAGCCCGGATCCCCGAAGTAGACGGCCTCCCGCAACTCCGGGCATTCTCCCCGCACTTCATCGACCATCGCCCGGTAGTCGCTCGTCTTGTGCGCGAGCGAGGCGAAGAGCAGGGTGATCCCGGCCTGGTTGAGGACGTACGCCAACTCGTGGGCGCGGTAGGCGGGATTGATGTTGACCATGACGGCGCCGATGCGGGCGGTGGCGTACTGCACGAGGACCCACTCGGCGCAGTTGACCGCCCAGATGCCGACCCGGTCACCCTTGCGGACCCCGCTGCCGAGCAGTGAACCGGCCAACCGGTCGACGTCCGCGCCGAATCGGGCGTACGTCCAGCGTCGTCCGGTGGGTACGTCGACCAGCGCCTCGCGGTCGGGCCAGGCGGCGACGGCCCGGTCCAGGTTGGCGCCGATGGTGTCGCCGAGGAGCGGGGTCTCCGACACCCCGTGGGCGTAGGAGAGTTCGATGGGCGCGAGGGTGCCGGACGTGGTCATGCGAGGTCCCCTTCCATGAATTCCCTGCCGCCGCCCTCGGCGGTCAGCCGGCGCAGTTCCACCCGCCGGATCTTGCCGGACACGGTCTTGGGCAGCTCGGCGAACTCGATGCGCCGGATCCGCTTGTACGGGGCGAGGACCGCGCGCGAGTGGGCGAAGAGGGCCTTCGCGGTCTCCGCGTCG is part of the Streptomyces sp. NBC_00250 genome and harbors:
- a CDS encoding GNAT family N-acetyltransferase yields the protein MRIRAAAPAELPLLQDIERAAGEPFRTLGMAAIADDDPLPLDVLETYRCAGRAWVAVDADDRPVAYLLTDTVDGAAHIEQVSVHPDAARRGVGRALIEHLAAAAREQGLAALTLTTFAEVPWNAPYYTRLGFRPLTDSDPALTEGLRAISHAEAAHGLSVWPRVCMRREVDAP
- a CDS encoding TIGR04222 domain-containing membrane protein codes for the protein MPTGMWWFIGAACGQLLLAAVLLRTRSRESEGPRPDDVPPPQALALLRGGRRAAVTVALVALHQRGAVAAGRKHTIRANGGPGRTRDPVQLGVHGALHRAFALRDLAVRPEARKAVDALRRELRGAGLLRPPRRLWAARTLLGCVPLTVAVGAYATGASGTGLAGALALGTLPVLLAVVLLRLPPATRAARRLLSGLRERYPLPAHRREVTDGWLVQLYVALYGDPALALFLPHFSRDGGLLDRPGEADRNRPPQERGPVTGDGAG
- a CDS encoding AMP-binding protein, translating into MTTSGTLAPIELSYAHGVSETPLLGDTIGANLDRAVAAWPDREALVDVPTGRRWTYARFGADVDRLAGSLLGSGVRKGDRVGIWAVNCAEWVLVQYATARIGAVMVNINPAYRAHELAYVLNQAGITLLFASLAHKTSDYRAMVDEVRGECPELREAVYFGDPGWDAFLARTAGELRPEPLSCDEPVNIQYTSGTTGFPKGATLSHHNILNNGYSVGEMIAYSEQDRICIPVPFYHCFGMVMGNLAATSHGACMVIPAASFDPAATLRAVQEERCTSLYGVPTMFIAELNLPDFATYDLSSLRTGIMAGSPCPVEVMKRVVAEMNMAEVSICYGMTETSPVSTQTRRDDDLERRTGTVGRVMPHVEVKVVDPATGLTVGRGTAGELCTRGYSVMLGYWDEPEKTAEAIDTGRWMHTGDLAVMRDDGYVQIVGRIKDMIIRGGENVYPREIEEFLYGYAKIADVQVVGVPDERYGEEILACVIPRDPADPPTLEDITAFCRDRLAHYKIPRRVEILTEFPMTVSGKVRKVELRQRYGDR
- the gcl gene encoding glyoxylate carboligase; its protein translation is MTAAAAAVEILKREGVTTAFGVPGAAINPFYRELKNVGGIGHTLARHVEGASHMAEGYTRAKAGNIGVCIGTSGPAGTDMITGLYSAIADSIPILCITGQAPVSKLHKEDFQAVDIASIAKPVTKAATTVLEAAQVPGVFQQAFHLMRSGRPGPVLIDLPIDVQLTEIEFDPETYEPLPVYKPAATRAQAEKALNFLLESERPLIVAGGGIINADASDLLVEFAELTNIPVISTLMGWGTIPDDHELAAGMVGVQTAHRYGNATFLESDFVLGIGNRWANRHTGYNMDAYTKGRKFVHVDIEPTQIGKIFAPDFGIASDAKAALELFVEIAKELKAAGRLPDFSAWAASAQERKATLQRRTHFDNIPLKPQRVYEEMNKAFGPETRYVTTIGLSQIAAAQFLHVYKPRNWINCGQAGPLGWTIPAAIGAATADPETPIVALSGDYDFQFMIEELAVAAQHKVPYVHVLVNNAYLGLIRQAQGNLGINFEVNLEFENINTPELGVYGVDHVKVAEGLGVKAIRVTDPDKLGEAFEEAKKLAVEHQVPVVVEAILERITNIAMSKTVDMSDVTEFEELATEPGHAPTAIKALKV